One part of the Exiguobacterium sibiricum 7-3 genome encodes these proteins:
- a CDS encoding relaxase/mobilization nuclease domain-containing protein, which yields MATIQLGNTKVANKLISYAEKRAEERSGVECPPEYAKSQMKATRELWGKPDGIQAHHVIQSFKPGEVTAKQANEIGQELARAISKGHEAVIYTHTDKEHIHNHIIINAVNFESGSKYQSTKKDLHRIREESDQLCQERGLSVIVKKDAPVRYTLAEKALLEKGKTSWKDEIRTKIEEAKQETTDYEAFKGYLFEKHEIEVRERGNTTTYYDHANKKRVRDNKLGADYEREVIKDGFERPIEGERTNDGEVRGYTGVSRGEQTGSTTPSDARTLDSERTGASDASESRRGLSIDRPAGGRSERDDVPTGNREPRSDQQGHRRSDAFDYEEFNRKLEQSKQGTRKAYQQHKRTTSGIDRNLLEPTHQEPASPSRAAEDHTEYTPRPIEQQPQTDQRPTQANEREGQQQHSRATKPIETNPSRQHTEDRDRIEQSQEQARTTTKRNISKSHEQDFER from the coding sequence ATGGCAACAATTCAACTCGGCAATACAAAAGTAGCCAACAAGCTCATTTCCTACGCTGAGAAACGAGCAGAAGAACGATCAGGGGTCGAGTGTCCACCGGAGTATGCCAAGTCTCAGATGAAGGCGACGAGAGAATTATGGGGCAAACCGGACGGAATTCAAGCCCACCATGTCATTCAATCCTTTAAGCCAGGGGAAGTGACAGCCAAACAAGCGAACGAAATCGGGCAAGAACTCGCTCGAGCCATCTCAAAAGGGCATGAAGCCGTCATCTACACGCATACGGACAAGGAGCATATTCATAATCACATCATCATCAATGCCGTGAATTTCGAGAGTGGCAGCAAGTATCAGTCCACGAAGAAGGACCTACATCGGATCCGTGAGGAGAGCGATCAACTCTGTCAGGAACGAGGGTTATCCGTCATCGTGAAAAAGGACGCTCCGGTTCGCTATACATTGGCGGAGAAAGCCCTTCTCGAGAAGGGCAAGACCTCTTGGAAGGACGAGATCCGGACGAAGATCGAGGAAGCCAAGCAAGAAACGACGGACTACGAAGCATTCAAAGGCTATCTGTTTGAAAAACATGAGATTGAAGTACGAGAACGGGGAAACACGACGACGTATTACGATCATGCGAATAAAAAACGAGTACGAGACAACAAACTCGGGGCAGATTATGAGAGGGAGGTCATCAAGGATGGGTTTGAAAGACCAATTGAAGGCGAAAGAACAAACGATGGTGAAGTCAGAGGATACACCGGAGTATCACGTGGAGAACAAACAGGAAGCACCACTCCATCGGACGCAAGAACCCTTGATTCAGAACGAACAGGAGCTTCTGATGCGTCTGAGAGCCGTCGAGGGCTATCTATCGACCGTCCTGCAGGAGGTCGTTCAGAAAGAGATGACGTTCCAACAGGAAATCGAGAACCTCGTTCAGATCAGCAAGGACACCGAAGAAGTGACGCATTTGATTATGAAGAATTCAACCGAAAGCTTGAGCAGTCGAAGCAAGGAACTCGAAAAGCATACCAGCAGCATAAACGAACAACTTCAGGCATTGATCGAAACCTACTCGAGCCAACTCACCAAGAACCAGCAAGTCCTTCACGAGCAGCTGAAGACCATACAGAGTACACACCTCGACCAATTGAACAGCAGCCACAAACTGATCAGCGACCAACTCAAGCAAACGAGCGAGAAGGCCAACAGCAGCATAGTCGCGCAACAAAGCCAATTGAAACAAATCCTTCACGACAACACACAGAAGATCGAGATAGAATTGAACAGTCTCAAGAACAGGCACGAACAACAACTAAACGAAATATCAGCAAGTCTCACGAGCAAGATTTCGAACGTTAA
- a CDS encoding MobC family plasmid mobilization relaxosome protein, which yields MKANRKENRQVNFRVSEVEFEKLSEIAESFQMSVPAYVKKQAQGSRMRPPKIDREGAFEMARQLRAIGNNVNQMTKHANEGKSVPKEELENIQKELNQIWQQFNSAIQK from the coding sequence GTGAAGGCGAACCGAAAAGAGAACCGACAGGTCAATTTTCGAGTGAGTGAAGTCGAATTTGAGAAACTTTCTGAGATAGCAGAAAGTTTTCAAATGAGTGTGCCGGCTTATGTTAAAAAGCAGGCACAAGGATCGAGAATGCGACCACCGAAGATCGATCGAGAGGGCGCATTTGAGATGGCCCGTCAATTGCGTGCCATCGGGAACAACGTAAACCAGATGACCAAACACGCAAACGAGGGCAAATCAGTACCGAAAGAAGAACTGGAAAACATACAGAAGGAGTTGAATCAGATATGGCAACAATTCAACTCGGCAATACAAAAGTAG
- a CDS encoding DUF6440 family protein, giving the protein MSKRFVLKSKQHLNGGIIKIVVDTQTGVNYLMTSGLGLSGMTPLLDKEGNVVVDKPFG; this is encoded by the coding sequence ATGAGTAAGCGTTTCGTACTGAAATCAAAACAGCACCTCAACGGGGGTATTATTAAGATTGTTGTGGATACTCAGACAGGTGTAAACTATTTAATGACAAGCGGCCTAGGTTTGAGTGGGATGACACCCCTATTAGACAAAGAAGGTAACGTAGTAGTAGATAAGCCATTTGGTTAA
- a CDS encoding geobacillin-26 family protein (This protein is homologous to geobacillin 26, a large bacteriocin (245 amino acids) that was found in the thermophile Geobacillus sp. 15, and that has an unknown mechanism of action.) — MKKKSFFALTISSALLLSSTAAFAEASSTSTKINTSIQDTNDDVSILKDNTSQIVVKEVKEDGITIAKKDKTTNTLTIEKYDVTGDELISTESFDLNELEASALEAQKAQSEPLPIQLQKSNMGLQSAAASKTTMSYQNTFMNREYSISFFKDGKNNWRIRSDDRRKSVTENKSNRSNLSNFRSAVERVNSGELAVISAAGFTTAVTILTVFLSGGLAAGIAVAGAGGTVATALYTVNSAVSDADYYYNRVR, encoded by the coding sequence TTGAAGAAAAAAAGTTTTTTTGCTCTGACTATATCTTCTGCTTTACTGCTAAGCTCAACTGCTGCCTTTGCTGAGGCATCTTCAACAAGTACTAAAATTAATACGAGCATTCAAGATACTAACGATGATGTTTCTATCTTAAAAGATAACACTTCCCAAATCGTTGTAAAAGAAGTAAAAGAAGACGGTATCACAATCGCGAAAAAAGACAAAACTACTAATACACTAACAATCGAAAAATATGATGTTACTGGTGATGAACTGATTTCTACAGAAAGCTTTGACTTAAACGAATTGGAAGCTTCTGCTCTAGAAGCGCAAAAAGCTCAAAGTGAACCTTTACCAATACAATTACAAAAATCGAATATGGGGTTACAAAGTGCAGCTGCTAGTAAGACTACTATGAGCTATCAGAATACATTTATGAATCGTGAATATAGTATTTCTTTCTTTAAGGATGGTAAGAACAACTGGAGAATTAGAAGCGATGATCGCAGAAAAAGTGTTACTGAGAATAAGAGTAATCGATCAAATTTATCTAATTTCCGTTCTGCTGTTGAAAGAGTGAACAGTGGTGAACTTGCTGTTATTTCAGCAGCTGGGTTTACGACAGCAGTTACAATACTTACGGTATTCTTATCAGGTGGTTTAGCAGCAGGTATCGCAGTTGCGGGTGCAGGTGGAACAGTAGCTACTGCTTTATATACTGTTAACTCAGCCGTTTCAGATGCTGATTACTACTATAACAGAGTTAGATAA